CAAAGGTGAGACCCCGCAGTGACGAGCGTTTCCTTCATGAAAATGCGACGAGCTGCTTCGACGCAGACAGTTGCAAAGGTTAGCTGGCAGAGGAAGAAGCAGGTGTGCTGGAGGAGGCTAACCCGCTTCCAGCGGAAAGCGAAGTATATTTCAGGAGCGATTTATTAGCGCCGCTTTGGTTTGTTCGGATTCTCGTTGACTAAAACACTTACGTCCCAGCCCCAAAACAAAGGCACGCCATAGGCGTGCCTTTTCACAGTTTAAGGCTGTTCTAAAGTCAGGCGGCCGAGCTTTCCGGAACGAAAGTCACGGAATACAAGCTCCGCTGTACGGTCGTAATCCACAAGCCCGCCGCTTACAAGGCATCCTCGTTTCTTTCCGATTTCATCAAAAAGCTCGACAATGTCATCAGGCACTTCAGTAAGATTATAACGGTCTTTCAGAATTTCAGGATACGCTTCTTTTACATACTTCAGAAAGAACACTGCAGTTTCCTGAAAGTCAAAGATCTCCTCTTTAATTGCACCTGTCAGAGCAAGGCGGAATCCAACAGCCTCGTCATCGAACTTCGGCCATAGAATCCCGGGAGTATCGAGAAGCTCCATTTCCTTGCCGACTTTAATCCACTGCTGACTTTTCGTCACGCCGGGACGGTCACCGATCTTTGCAATCTTCTTGTTTGCAAGACGGTTGATAAGTGTGGATTTACCAACGTTTGGAATACCGAGAATCAATGCACGAACCGCTCTTGGCTTCATCCCTTTACGGATCATTTTTTCGATCATAGCGGAGGCCTGTTCTTTTACAGCCGGGGGAATGCCTTTAATGCCTTTCCCCTTTTGGGCGTCCACTTCAATAACGACATGACCTTTGTCTTCAAAGTGTTTGCGCCACACCTTGTTCATGTTCGGATCTGCCAGATCGGATTTATTCAGGATAATCATTCTCGGCTTACCCTGGGTAATCTCATCGATAACCGGATTTCTTGATGAGAGGGGAATGCGTGCATCTACAAGCTCAATGACCACGTCAATCAGCTTCATTTTTTCCTTAGCTTCCCTCTTTGCCTTGGCCATATGGCCGGGGAACCACTGTATGGACATATGTGACAACTCCTAGTTTACAATTCTGAACTCGTTAAACGGCCAGAACACAAAATTTGCTTTGCCGACCACTTCGTCATATGGAATCGTTCCTATATGGCGGCTGTCTTTACTGTGCTGGCGATTATCTCCGAGCACAAATACATGGCCTTCAGGGACCGTTGATTCCCCTGTAAGCCCTTCGAGTGTAAAGTCCCCAGTAAAGGGTTTGTTATGAGCGTTTTCCTTATAATCATCAAGGTAGGCTTCTTCCACAGGTTCGCCATTAATGTAAAGCACATCGTTTTCATAGGCTACATGATCTCCTGGAAGGCCGATAACCCTTTTAATATAGTCTTTACTTTGTGTAGCATGAAAAACAACAATATCAAACCGGTCAGGCTCTGAAATGCTGTACCCGATTTTGTTTACGATCATACGGTCATTATGCTCTAATGTAGGCATCATCGATTCACCATCCACCACAATGGGCGCGAAAAAGAAATAACGGATGACAACGGCTAATAATAATGCAACAGCAACAGCTTTCAGCCATTCCCATGATTCTGACTTCGCCATATGTACTTGCCTCCAGACAGATGTATACTTTCATTCTTTATTATTGTAATCGATAAACCTGCTGTTTTCCATATAAAATCCACGTCTTGAAAGGAAGTGGGTCATTCACACTATGTGAAGGCACTGAAAAAGTTATTTTGTACTTTTTCAGTGGCCTCCTATGTAAAAAGGAGCCTCGGACAAAAGCCCAGGCTCCTCTTCTTTGTTCGTTTAAGCTTAGCGTTCTTTGATTCGAGCTGCTTTTCCGCGAAGTGCACGCAGATAGTATAGCTTCGCACGACGTACTTTACCTTTACGAGTCACTTCGATCTTGTCCAGACGAGGTGAATGTACTGGGAATGTACGTTCTACTCCAACACCGTTGGATACTTTACGAACAGTGAACGTTTCGCTGATTCCAGTTCCGCGGCGTTTGATAACGACACCTTGGTAAACCTGGATACGCTCGCGAGTTCCCTCCACAACTTTCACGTGTACACGAAGAGTATCTCCGGCACGGAATTCTGGGAGGTCACCTTTTAATTGTTCTTTTGTAATATCGCGAATAATCTGTTCCATTTGCTGTTCGCCTCCTTCCCTCCAGATGTTCTTGTCATAGTGCGACAGCGGAGCATCTTGATAACTGCAGCTTTTTAGCCACAAGGTATATAATAGCACAGCAGAGCTGTGACTACAACTTTTTTTTACTCTTCTTCTGCACGAAGTCTGGCAATAAATGCGAGGTCTTCTTTAGTAAGTTCCATTTTATCTAAAAGGTCAGGTCTTCTTGTAAACGTCCTTCTGAGAGACTCTTCCCTGCGCCACTGTTCAATACGCTCGTGGTGACCGCTTAACAGGACATCGGGAACGTCCATTCCGCGAAACGTTTTCGGCCTCGTGTAATGTGGATGCTCAAGAAGCCCTGTGCTGTGGGAGTCGGTTACGGCGCTCATTTTATTGCCCAGAGCACCTGGCAAAAGACGTGTAACACTGTCAGCCACAACCATCGCTCCCAGTTCTCCGCCAGTAAGTACGAAATCACCGATAGAGATCTCATCTGTGACAAGATGTTTCCGGATACGCTCATCATAGCCTTCGTAATGACCGCATAAAAAGATCAGATGTTCTTCTTTCGCAAGTTCTTCTGCTTTTTTCTGATCATAACGCGCCCCCTGGGGACACATGAGAATCACTCTCGGCTTTTCCCCTTCTTTACTATGGAGTTCAACCGCATCAAAAAGAGGCTGCGGTGTCAGGACCATTCCCCCGCCGCCGCCGTATGGATAATCATCCACCCGGTTATGGCGGTCTGTGGTGAAGTCCCTGAAGTTTACAACGTCAAAGGAAACGACTCCTTTTTTCTGAGCCTGCCCGAGAATGGAAGTATCAAATACCCCTGCAAACATTTCAGGAAACAGGGTGAGCACAGTCATCTTCATTCGTCGATCAAGCCTTCCATCAGTTCGATTGTAACCGTTTTTTCCGTAATATCCACGCGCTTCACAACGCTTTCAATATAAGGAATGAGGACGTCTTTCGCACCGCGCCGGGAGACAACCCAGACGTCATTGGCGCCGGGAGAGAGAATCTCTTTAATATCCCCGATCTGTTCCCCGTCTGTGGTTTGAACGGAACAGCCGATAATGTCGGAGTAAAGAAACTCTCCTTCTTCAAGTTCCGGGGTTTCATCTTTTGACACCTGCAGCAGGGAGCCTTTAAATGATTCTACATCATTCACATTGTCAAGGCCTTCAAACGTGAGCAGTTCAAACTGCTTATGTTTTCTGTGACTTTTTATCACAACGGGTTCCCGCTTGTTTGTTGCGTTTTTAACGAAAAGCTCTGTTCCCGGTTTATATCGTTCCTCAGGAAAGTCCGTGCGGGAAATCACCCGGACTTCACCGCGAATGCCGTGAGTATTCACAATCTTACCCAC
This DNA window, taken from Alteribacter keqinensis, encodes the following:
- the ylqF gene encoding ribosome biogenesis GTPase YlqF yields the protein MSIQWFPGHMAKAKREAKEKMKLIDVVIELVDARIPLSSRNPVIDEITQGKPRMIILNKSDLADPNMNKVWRKHFEDKGHVVIEVDAQKGKGIKGIPPAVKEQASAMIEKMIRKGMKPRAVRALILGIPNVGKSTLINRLANKKIAKIGDRPGVTKSQQWIKVGKEMELLDTPGILWPKFDDEAVGFRLALTGAIKEEIFDFQETAVFFLKYVKEAYPEILKDRYNLTEVPDDIVELFDEIGKKRGCLVSGGLVDYDRTAELVFRDFRSGKLGRLTLEQP
- the lepB gene encoding signal peptidase I — its product is MAKSESWEWLKAVAVALLLAVVIRYFFFAPIVVDGESMMPTLEHNDRMIVNKIGYSISEPDRFDIVVFHATQSKDYIKRVIGLPGDHVAYENDVLYINGEPVEEAYLDDYKENAHNKPFTGDFTLEGLTGESTVPEGHVFVLGDNRQHSKDSRHIGTIPYDEVVGKANFVFWPFNEFRIVN
- the rplS gene encoding 50S ribosomal protein L19; amino-acid sequence: MEQIIRDITKEQLKGDLPEFRAGDTLRVHVKVVEGTRERIQVYQGVVIKRRGTGISETFTVRKVSNGVGVERTFPVHSPRLDKIEVTRKGKVRRAKLYYLRALRGKAARIKER
- the trmD gene encoding tRNA (guanosine(37)-N1)-methyltransferase TrmD; this encodes MKMTVLTLFPEMFAGVFDTSILGQAQKKGVVSFDVVNFRDFTTDRHNRVDDYPYGGGGGMVLTPQPLFDAVELHSKEGEKPRVILMCPQGARYDQKKAEELAKEEHLIFLCGHYEGYDERIRKHLVTDEISIGDFVLTGGELGAMVVADSVTRLLPGALGNKMSAVTDSHSTGLLEHPHYTRPKTFRGMDVPDVLLSGHHERIEQWRREESLRRTFTRRPDLLDKMELTKEDLAFIARLRAEEE
- the rimM gene encoding ribosome maturation factor RimM (Essential for efficient processing of 16S rRNA) is translated as MTTDWLNVGKIVNTHGIRGEVRVISRTDFPEERYKPGTELFVKNATNKREPVVIKSHRKHKQFELLTFEGLDNVNDVESFKGSLLQVSKDETPELEEGEFLYSDIIGCSVQTTDGEQIGDIKEILSPGANDVWVVSRRGAKDVLIPYIESVVKRVDITEKTVTIELMEGLIDE